From a single Nitrogeniibacter mangrovi genomic region:
- a CDS encoding murein hydrolase activator EnvC family protein: MALVLAILLAGAASGAPLLAQDRAARSRADLGEVRSRLQDAQAAAQDTEKTRAEADKALKSAEQAVSRVLRKLRTLRREQQQVRKALDAVQAQQVQTRQRIDEGRAALGEWLRRYYEHGGEAGVGHLLSARDPNQLARDAYYLERIGREKQAIVGRLREAEAAFAAQASTIKERQTKLASLEREQTTQAAELKRERTRRAKILADLSATLAAQRAEIGELKKDETRLIALIKRLETAPAPRPPVPRERAAEPEGGSTGHAADASVRGRPFAQLRGALRAPVEGTFVGRFGTDRAAGGATWKGVFIRSRAGEDVRAVADGVVVYSDWLRGFGNLVIVDHGDDYLTVYGNNEALFKSTGERVLAGDIIASVGDSGGNPESGLYFEIRHKGRPVDPMDWINRD; encoded by the coding sequence GTGGCGCTGGTGCTGGCGATTCTGCTGGCCGGCGCCGCGTCCGGGGCCCCGCTCCTCGCGCAGGACAGGGCCGCTCGGTCGCGCGCCGACCTGGGCGAGGTGCGCTCGCGCCTGCAGGATGCCCAGGCGGCAGCGCAGGATACGGAAAAGACCCGCGCTGAGGCCGACAAGGCGCTCAAGTCGGCGGAGCAGGCGGTCTCCCGCGTGCTGCGCAAGTTGCGGACGCTGCGCCGCGAGCAGCAGCAGGTCCGCAAGGCGCTCGATGCCGTTCAGGCGCAGCAGGTACAGACCCGGCAGCGCATCGACGAAGGGCGCGCCGCCCTGGGCGAGTGGCTGCGTCGCTATTACGAGCATGGCGGCGAGGCCGGCGTCGGCCACCTGCTCAGTGCCCGCGATCCCAACCAACTCGCCCGCGACGCCTACTACCTGGAGCGCATCGGTCGCGAAAAGCAGGCCATCGTCGGCCGGCTGCGCGAGGCCGAAGCGGCCTTCGCCGCCCAGGCGTCGACGATCAAGGAGCGCCAGACGAAGCTCGCTTCGCTCGAGCGCGAACAGACGACCCAGGCCGCGGAACTCAAGCGGGAACGGACCCGGCGGGCCAAGATCCTGGCGGACCTGTCGGCCACGCTGGCGGCCCAGCGTGCCGAGATTGGCGAACTCAAGAAGGACGAGACCCGGCTCATCGCGCTGATCAAGCGCCTGGAGACGGCCCCCGCGCCGAGACCGCCGGTACCTCGGGAGCGGGCGGCCGAACCGGAAGGCGGCTCGACCGGTCATGCGGCTGACGCCTCGGTGCGCGGCCGGCCGTTCGCGCAACTGCGCGGCGCGCTTCGTGCTCCCGTCGAAGGGACCTTCGTCGGCCGCTTCGGTACGGATCGGGCGGCCGGCGGCGCCACTTGGAAAGGGGTGTTCATCCGTAGCCGAGCCGGCGAGGACGTGCGCGCCGTGGCCGATGGCGTGGTGGTGTATTCCGACTGGCTGCGCGGCTTCGGCAACCTGGTGATCGTGGACCACGGTGACGATTATTTGACCGTGTACGGAAACAATGAGGCGCTGTTCAAGTCTACAGGTGAGCGCGTGCTCGCCGGGGACATCATCGCCTCCGTCGGCGACAGCGGGGGAAACCCGGAATCGGGTTTATACTTCGAGATCCGTCATAAAGGACGCCCGGTCGATCCGATGGATTGGATCAATCGGGATTGA
- the gpmA gene encoding 2,3-diphosphoglycerate-dependent phosphoglycerate mutase, whose product MYKIVLLRHGESTWNKENRFTGWTDVDLTEKGNQEAVAAGELLREEGYAFDVAFTSVLKRANKTLNIVLEKLDALWLPVEHSWRLNERHYGALQGLNKAETAAKYGDEQVLIWRRSYDTPPPALDDGDERLTPDDPRYAALPADRFPRTECLKDTVARVVPYWETVIVPRILAGDRILIAAHGNSIRALIKYLDGVSDADIVGLNIPTAQPLVYELDENCQPIKHYYLADEDTIKAAEAAVAGQGKAKA is encoded by the coding sequence ATGTACAAGATCGTATTGCTTCGCCACGGCGAATCCACCTGGAACAAGGAAAACCGTTTCACCGGCTGGACCGATGTGGATCTGACCGAGAAAGGAAACCAGGAGGCGGTCGCCGCGGGCGAATTGCTGCGCGAGGAAGGCTATGCATTCGACGTCGCCTTCACCTCGGTCCTCAAGCGCGCCAACAAGACGCTGAACATCGTCCTCGAGAAGCTCGACGCGCTGTGGCTGCCGGTCGAGCATTCCTGGCGCCTGAACGAGCGTCACTATGGCGCTCTGCAGGGGCTCAACAAGGCCGAGACCGCGGCCAAGTACGGCGACGAGCAGGTGCTCATCTGGCGTCGTTCCTACGACACGCCGCCTCCGGCGCTGGACGATGGCGACGAGCGTCTCACCCCCGACGATCCGCGCTATGCCGCGCTGCCCGCCGACCGCTTCCCGCGCACCGAATGCCTCAAGGACACCGTGGCGCGTGTCGTGCCCTACTGGGAAACCGTGATCGTGCCGCGCATCCTCGCCGGCGACCGGATCCTGATCGCCGCGCATGGCAACAGCATCCGCGCGCTCATCAAGTATCTGGACGGCGTGAGTGACGCCGACATCGTCGGCCTCAACATCCCGACCGCCCAACCGCTAGTCTATGAGCTGGACGAGAACTGCCAGCCGATCAAGCACTATTACCTCGCCGACGAGGACACCATCAAGGCGGCCGAGGCGGCGGTGGCCGGCCAGGGCAAGGCCAAGGCCTGA
- a CDS encoding ArsR/SmtB family transcription factor has product MDLVGKTEQIETAARALKAISHPLRLSILCVVGDGEVCVQDIVDAVGTSQSNISQHLAILRDKGVLLTRKDANRVYYRVGDQRTLQLIALMREVFCDDKILKT; this is encoded by the coding sequence ATGGATCTGGTCGGCAAGACCGAGCAGATCGAAACTGCCGCCCGCGCCCTCAAGGCCATCTCGCACCCGCTTCGTCTGTCGATCCTCTGCGTCGTCGGGGACGGCGAGGTCTGTGTCCAGGACATCGTCGATGCGGTCGGCACCTCGCAGAGCAACATTTCCCAACATCTGGCAATCTTGCGCGACAAGGGGGTCCTGCTGACCCGCAAAGACGCCAACCGGGTCTATTACCGGGTCGGCGACCAGCGCACGCTGCAGCTCATTGCGCTGATGCGCGAAGTGTTCTGCGACGATAAGATCCTCAAGACCTGA
- a CDS encoding rhodanese-like domain-containing protein, with translation MEFLQQNWYWAALAAVSGAFLLFDAIRQRGDSSSLSPVQATLKINREDALVIDVREQSEYAQGHIPNAKHIPLGAIEQRAGELESYRERPVILCCASGARSSGAAATLRKLGFQHVFNLQGGLSGWQSAGQPVSRKRKK, from the coding sequence GTGGAGTTCTTGCAGCAAAACTGGTACTGGGCGGCACTGGCCGCCGTGAGCGGCGCGTTCCTGCTCTTCGACGCCATCCGCCAGCGTGGCGACTCGTCCAGCCTGTCGCCGGTCCAGGCGACCCTCAAGATCAATCGGGAAGACGCCCTCGTCATTGACGTGCGCGAGCAGTCCGAGTACGCCCAGGGCCACATCCCCAACGCCAAGCACATTCCCCTCGGCGCCATCGAACAGCGTGCCGGCGAACTGGAGTCCTACCGCGAGCGGCCGGTCATCCTGTGCTGCGCCTCCGGTGCGCGCTCGTCCGGTGCCGCTGCCACGCTGCGCAAGCTCGGATTCCAGCACGTGTTCAACCTGCAGGGCGGCCTGTCGGGCTGGCAGAGCGCCGGCCAGCCGGTCAGCCGCAAGCGGAAGAAGTGA
- the grxC gene encoding glutaredoxin 3, with amino-acid sequence MTATVRMYATRTCPYCIRAEALLNHKGIGNIDKILVDVDPSRRDEMIAVSGRRTVPQIFIDGTHVGGCDDLFALDHAGRLDAMLIGTSD; translated from the coding sequence ATGACGGCCACGGTCCGCATGTATGCCACCCGCACCTGCCCGTACTGCATCCGCGCCGAAGCGCTGCTCAATCACAAGGGGATCGGCAACATCGACAAGATTCTCGTCGACGTCGATCCGTCACGTCGGGATGAGATGATCGCCGTCAGCGGACGGCGCACGGTGCCGCAGATCTTCATCGACGGCACCCACGTAGGCGGCTGCGACGACCTGTTCGCCCTCGACCATGCCGGTCGCCTCGACGCCATGCTGATCGGCACCTCCGACTGA
- the secB gene encoding protein-export chaperone SecB has protein sequence MTENTQPVFTIEKLYIRDLSVEVPNAPQVYLERDTPQINVQLGTNGTKIDEGVYEVVLTVTVTAKLGEDKTVFLVEAAQAGIFQIRNVPEGDLEPIMMIGCANILFPYAREAVSDAVTRAGFQPVLLAPVNFEAMYQARQQAEAQETPVQ, from the coding sequence ATGACCGAGAACACGCAACCCGTCTTCACCATCGAGAAGCTCTACATCCGCGACCTGTCCGTCGAGGTGCCCAACGCCCCCCAGGTGTACCTGGAGCGCGACACGCCGCAGATCAACGTGCAGCTGGGCACCAACGGCACCAAGATCGATGAAGGCGTGTATGAAGTCGTGCTCACCGTGACCGTCACCGCCAAGCTGGGCGAAGACAAGACGGTGTTCCTGGTCGAAGCGGCCCAGGCCGGCATCTTCCAGATCCGCAACGTGCCCGAAGGCGACCTGGAACCGATCATGATGATCGGCTGCGCCAACATCCTGTTCCCGTATGCCCGCGAAGCGGTCTCCGACGCGGTCACCCGTGCCGGCTTCCAGCCGGTGCTGCTCGCGCCGGTCAATTTCGAGGCCATGTATCAGGCGCGCCAGCAGGCCGAAGCCCAGGAAACCCCGGTCCAGTAA
- a CDS encoding SH3 domain-containing protein yields the protein MRAASRLILAMLLGALCVPALALDYRAAARSSILYDSPSAAGKKLYIVAADTPLEVVVTLEKWIKVRTHDGQLAWIARADLSDHQTVEVTADKAEIRQTPAEDAPVVFAAARNVLLRVTGPAKAGWLPVAHADGETGFARLVDVWGH from the coding sequence ATGCGGGCCGCTTCGCGCCTCATCCTCGCCATGCTGCTCGGCGCGCTGTGCGTGCCGGCGCTGGCGCTCGACTACCGGGCGGCAGCGCGCTCGTCGATCCTCTACGACAGTCCGTCGGCCGCCGGCAAGAAGCTCTACATCGTAGCGGCGGACACCCCGCTCGAAGTGGTGGTGACGCTCGAAAAATGGATCAAGGTGCGCACCCATGACGGCCAGCTGGCCTGGATCGCCCGCGCCGATCTGTCTGACCATCAGACCGTGGAAGTCACAGCCGACAAGGCCGAGATCCGTCAGACGCCGGCCGAGGATGCGCCGGTCGTGTTCGCGGCCGCGCGCAACGTGCTGCTGCGCGTGACCGGTCCGGCCAAGGCCGGCTGGCTGCCGGTCGCCCATGCCGATGGCGAAACCGGCTTCGCCCGCCTGGTGGATGTCTGGGGCCACTGA
- a CDS encoding NAD(P)H-dependent glycerol-3-phosphate dehydrogenase yields MKITVYGAGAWGTALAIAYAPDHEVVLWGRDTDALRRCARERVNQALLPDRPFPDTLVLEERLEVAAARAELHLVVTPVAGLRTVTSHLADAGNTAPVLWACKGFEQGTGCLPHEVVAETLGEHHPCGALTGPSFATEVAAGLPTAITLAARDLGEATLWAETLHRPRLRLYANDDVVGAEVGGAVKNVMAIAAGVSDGLGFGLNSRAALITRGLAEISRLGVALGARQDTFMGLAGLGDLVLTCTGDLSRNRRVGLMLAEGKALPQILEELGHVAEGVLTTRETVARAARHHVDMPLSCAVDDLLSGRLSAEAAVDALLSRSPRIE; encoded by the coding sequence ATGAAGATCACCGTCTACGGGGCCGGTGCCTGGGGCACCGCCCTGGCCATCGCCTATGCACCCGATCACGAGGTCGTCCTGTGGGGACGTGACACCGACGCCCTGCGCCGCTGCGCGCGGGAACGCGTCAATCAGGCCCTGCTGCCCGATCGCCCGTTCCCGGACACCCTGGTGCTCGAGGAGCGCCTGGAGGTTGCCGCTGCCCGCGCCGAGCTGCATCTGGTGGTGACCCCGGTCGCCGGCCTGCGCACCGTCACGTCCCATCTGGCCGACGCCGGCAACACCGCGCCGGTGCTGTGGGCCTGCAAGGGCTTCGAACAGGGCACCGGCTGCCTGCCCCACGAAGTGGTCGCCGAAACCCTCGGCGAGCACCATCCCTGCGGCGCCCTGACTGGTCCGAGCTTTGCCACCGAAGTGGCCGCCGGCCTGCCCACGGCCATCACCCTGGCCGCGCGGGATCTGGGCGAGGCCACCCTGTGGGCCGAAACGCTGCATCGTCCACGCCTGCGCCTCTATGCCAACGACGATGTCGTCGGCGCCGAGGTCGGCGGGGCGGTCAAGAACGTCATGGCCATCGCCGCCGGCGTCTCCGACGGCCTCGGCTTCGGCCTCAACAGCCGCGCCGCGCTCATCACGCGAGGGCTGGCCGAGATCTCACGCCTCGGTGTCGCCCTGGGCGCCCGCCAGGATACTTTCATGGGGCTGGCCGGCCTCGGCGACCTGGTGCTCACCTGCACCGGCGACCTGTCGCGCAACCGTCGCGTCGGCCTGATGCTGGCCGAGGGCAAGGCCCTGCCGCAGATCCTCGAGGAACTCGGCCACGTGGCCGAAGGGGTGCTCACCACCCGGGAGACCGTGGCACGCGCGGCCCGTCATCATGTGGACATGCCCTTGAGCTGCGCGGTGGACGATCTGCTCAGCGGCCGCCTGAGCGCCGAGGCCGCCGTCGATGCCCTGCTCTCGCGCAGCCCGCGGATCGAATAG
- the trmL gene encoding tRNA (uridine(34)/cytosine(34)/5-carboxymethylaminomethyluridine(34)-2'-O)-methyltransferase TrmL, with the protein MFHVVLFEPEIPPNTGNVIRLCANTGARLHLIKPLGFVLSDKALARAGLDYHQMAHVSVHESWPAFRAAHPDGRVYASTTRGTIRHDEAAFAPGDILLFGSETRGLPQWLHDELGCEQRLRIPMQGVSRSMNLSNAVAVVLYEAWRQNGFDEGA; encoded by the coding sequence ATGTTCCATGTCGTTCTCTTCGAGCCGGAAATTCCGCCCAACACCGGCAACGTCATTCGCCTGTGTGCCAACACCGGGGCCCGGCTGCACCTGATCAAGCCGCTCGGCTTCGTGCTGTCGGACAAGGCGCTCGCGCGCGCCGGGCTGGACTATCACCAGATGGCCCATGTCAGCGTCCATGAAAGTTGGCCCGCATTCCGCGCGGCCCACCCCGACGGCCGTGTGTACGCATCGACCACCCGGGGGACGATCCGTCATGACGAGGCGGCTTTCGCGCCGGGCGACATTCTGCTGTTCGGCTCGGAAACCCGCGGTCTGCCCCAGTGGCTGCATGATGAACTCGGTTGTGAGCAGCGCCTGCGCATTCCCATGCAGGGGGTGTCGCGCAGCATGAATCTGTCGAACGCCGTGGCCGTCGTGCTCTACGAGGCATGGCGCCAGAACGGGTTCGACGAAGGCGCTTGA
- a CDS encoding ComF family protein: protein MSNQRARWRARIDWVLEQMLPTACVVCGRAEHVRLCDGCRADLPHSGSACPVCAINCPGGQVCGACLTRPPAFDATVAAFRYAHPVDRLIQSLKYGHDLAVAHALGGIMAQVRPTARFDLIMPVPLHRARLAQRGFNQSVELARAMVGRGVEAICLDGLVRHRATMPQAGLSLTERRRNLRRAFVPRRTFVGQSVLVVDDVMTTGATLDAVARCLKQAGAREVVNLVCARTPAPR, encoded by the coding sequence TTGTCAAACCAGCGCGCCCGATGGCGTGCGCGCATCGACTGGGTGCTCGAGCAGATGTTGCCGACCGCTTGCGTGGTCTGCGGGCGCGCCGAACACGTGCGCCTGTGCGACGGTTGCCGTGCGGATTTGCCGCACTCCGGGTCGGCGTGCCCGGTGTGCGCCATCAACTGCCCGGGCGGTCAGGTGTGCGGCGCGTGCCTGACGCGACCACCCGCGTTCGATGCCACCGTGGCGGCGTTCCGCTATGCACATCCGGTGGATCGATTGATCCAGTCGCTCAAGTACGGGCATGACCTGGCGGTCGCCCACGCCCTCGGAGGCATCATGGCGCAGGTGCGCCCGACCGCCCGGTTCGATCTGATCATGCCGGTGCCGCTGCATCGGGCGCGGCTGGCGCAGCGTGGCTTCAACCAGTCGGTCGAACTGGCGCGGGCCATGGTCGGGCGAGGCGTCGAAGCGATCTGTCTCGATGGCCTCGTTCGCCATCGTGCGACGATGCCGCAGGCCGGTCTGAGTCTGACCGAACGACGCCGCAACCTGCGCCGCGCCTTCGTGCCCCGGCGCACGTTCGTGGGGCAGTCGGTCCTGGTGGTGGACGATGTCATGACCACCGGCGCCACGCTCGATGCGGTGGCCCGTTGCCTGAAGCAGGCCGGCGCGCGGGAGGTGGTGAATCTGGTGTGCGCGCGCACCCCGGCACCCCGTTGA